CAAGAGTACGACTCAACCACACATAGGGCCAATGGCTTTCATGCCGTCTTTTCCAGGGAGGCTATGCAGAGAGCCATGAAGAATGAGATTCAAGGCTGAATCCAGACCGCCTCTCCGTTGTCACGCCACGCATACCTTGAAGCATCAGTAAGCATCGTTTAATGACTGACAACACCACAAAGACGAAGAGTTTGCAGTCACCATTGCCTTCGTGATTTTTTTGAGGTTACAGCACAGAATGCAACCAGAAACTGAGATCAAACCCTAGTACCGCCAAGCTTTCTCCCCGGAACACTAGATGACACTAGTTCAAAGGGCCCCAGCTCTAACTTGAGAGCCCTGGCTTTAATTATTAAAATAGCTGCGACGAAGCTATTTATCGATATAATTTTcttgttggccaagttgaacaTGGCATTGACTTACCTTGCTCCGTCACCCTTGACATCGTATAATGCCTGCTCTGCTATAGTTGTGCCACACTGATACCTGTCTGGGTGTGATACATGTCACTTTGTAGTAGTGCTATGATGTCGGTTTCTTTTCCGAGATCTGATATGAATGCGTGAGTCTTATTGAAAAGAGTAACCAAATCACGGCGTCACCTTATCTTGTCCAACACCGCTATGCCACCTGGACTTACCAACTCATGCACTGTCACCATCCCCATGCATACCTACCTTTACAGTAGGTCATTCACTGGTCCGAGTTATACATTGTTTCGTTGTCACTATGATTGATTGAATCTATTGTTTGTAATCTGATCAATAGCCATGCTGTGCTGTTTCCTGAACGCCGAATCTTGTCCGTCTTTACGCCTAAAAAgcaatcatcaacaatctgGTTCCCTCATATTCCCGAAGTCTCATTTTGTCATCCGACGCATCGCGTCCCCTATTATCCGTTTTCTAATCTCCAATCTATTACTGCGCCGCTGCGCGACGGGCGTTCTCTCGTCcgatcttcttgaagaaggcatTGCTGTCCGCCTTCTTGCGCTTCGCTgacatcttcttgttctgctcgATGTACGCCATGTCCTGGCCACCGCTGAGTTCACCAAGGGTTCCTGCTGTTCGTCGGgctcccttcttcttcctgcGTCCCATGGTGCCTTGATGGAACATATCGTCATTGGgatcatcctcttccatgCTCTCGTTCTCCACAAGCACCTTCTGCAATAGCTCTCGGCGCTCCGAGACATCTGCAAATGCCAAGCCAGGCGTTTTCTCGATGTTGGCAAGCTGGGTGATAACTTTGAAAGCATATCCCTGGTCAACAAGGAAAGCTTGACGCTTAGAAGAAAAGTACATTTCTTGAGTATCTTTTGAGACAAGCGAATAGAAAAAGGCATTGAAGCCCTCATCGTTACGTCGCTTGGCTCGTAGAATTCGGCCCAAACGCTGCGCCTCTTGACGACGGGAGCCGTAGTGCGAGGAGATCTGGATGAGGCACGTGGCTTCGGGAAGATCAAGAGACGTGTCTCCaatctttgacaagaagagtGTGTTTACGTTTGGGTTGTGCTGGAAGTTCTCCAACACTTGGAGACGTTCTGCCTGGCCGGTACCACCATAAATGAATGCCTTCTGGAGCTTCAAAGCATATGCCTTGAGAGCATATACGTTGTCTGAAAAGACAATGATCTTGTCTCCGCGTGACTCGTGATAATTGATGAGATACTGGCACGCCTGAAACTTGCGAGGGTTCATGATATACAGCAAACCCTTCTTTCGGCTCGGTGCCTTGAGGTACTGGTCGTAAAACTCGGTAGGCATCGGGCACCAGACCTCAGCACACTGAACCCTGGCAATGTGTCCTTGCTTTGAAAGCTCCATCCAGTTGGCCTCAAACAGTTTTGGTCCAATCAAGAAGTTCAGATCCGaaatcttgtcatcttctcgCAAAAGTGTTGCCGTGAGACCGAGTTTCGAGTGAGtcttgattgaagatgtaaCCTTTCTGAAAATATTGGCGGGCACAACGTGCACTTCATCCAGCAGCATCAGACCCCATTCTCGACCAGTCAAGaatttcatcatcttctctgCGTCGTAAGATCGTGCTCGGGATTGTGTGACCATTGCATATGTTGTGACAATGATACCTGTGCTTCCAGTGAAGAcgttgttcttggagtccGATGTGAATGCGACAATATCGTCAGGGTTGATGTTGGACCACTTCAAAAACTCGTTGCGCCATTGCACAACTGACATGGAACTTGTGCACAGAACAATCACGCCCTTTTTGATGGTACAAGCTGCTGTGATGCCCACCAGCGTCTTTCCGGCACCACAAGGCAAGACGATAAGACCACTCTTCGCTCGTCCGTTGCCGAACATCTTGCTCAAACTCTTTTCCTGGTAAGGACGAATCTGAGTACCTGGCTTAAGATCGATGTCAAGGTTGGCATTGGCCTCGTCTCTTCGGAAATCGTACTCTTCAAGAACTGGGTA
This is a stretch of genomic DNA from Fusarium graminearum PH-1 chromosome 4, whole genome shotgun sequence. It encodes these proteins:
- a CDS encoding DNA repair helicase RAD25, yielding MPPKRKAAGAVQGGAKVGRSSRMTTPGAATPRTIDSNEEVPDEDEAPVDEALERDLNKNIDIFSLDRYQKRHAIRDPLPHIFGDRDFSYLVLKKDHQNRPLWIDPQKGRIILESFNPLAEQAQDFLITISEPLSRPTFMHEYALTTHSLYAAVSVGLSPEDIINTLDRFLKTPLPDEIRNFITSCTQSYGKVKLVLKNTKYYVESPDPNMLQTLLKNPRIGPLRVQGTEEITTSVAPKIGGLVIPGTQNAAGAKQANGLGQSGESGKDGQPVQEGEVFATLNEEDDEDQEVTHSFEIADKDVETVQKECLNLGYPVLEEYDFRRDEANANLDIDLKPGTQIRPYQEKSLSKMFGNGRAKSGLIVLPCGAGKTLVGITAACTIKKGVIVLCTSSMSVVQWRNEFLKWSNINPDDIVAFTSDSKNNVFTGSTGIIVTTYAMVTQSRARSYDAEKMMKFLTGREWGLMLLDEVHVVPANIFRKVTSSIKTHSKLGLTATLLREDDKISDLNFLIGPKLFEANWMELSKQGHIARVQCAEVWCPMPTEFYDQYLKAPSRKKGLLYIMNPRKFQACQYLINYHESRGDKIIVFSDNVYALKAYALKLQKAFIYGGTGQAERLQVLENFQHNPNVNTLFLSKIGDTSLDLPEATCLIQISSHYGSRRQEAQRLGRILRAKRRNDEGFNAFFYSLVSKDTQEMYFSSKRQAFLVDQGYAFKVITQLANIEKTPGLAFADVSERRELLQKVLVENESMEEDDPNDDMFHQGTMGRRKKKGARRTAGTLGELSGGQDMAYIEQNKKMSAKRKKADSNAFFKKIGRENARRAAAQ